The genomic window CGTTCGGAAGCGGGGTCCACTCTGTTTAATAGTGGACTCTTGTTGCAATTTGCAACGGAAACAGCCGCGTGCAGTGAATGTAATACTGCACGTTTGTCTCATTCTGATGCTCAGTTGCGAGTGTTTGAGTGCTTTCATGTTTGAGTGTTTGAATTCACTTTTTGGGGTTGGTTTTTCGGCCCTGAAAGGGTCGGAATCCTTGTATTTATACTTAAGGGATAACTCTAGGATTTAAATTCGCTTCCAGCCCTTGTGCCGCAAGGCCTGAGAGCCAATTTGCTCGAAAATGGTTTTGTGAGTATGATTTCTGACAGGTGATCGTGTCTGAGAACTAATTTTTGATTACTTGGGGTGGTTCCCAAGACCTTACTTACTGACACGATGATATGAGAAACCCCTGCAAGTGCTACCAACACTTCAGGGGCGCGATCACCTGGCTAAATACGGTTTGAAATCGACTCTCAACAGGTGATACGGAAATGATAACACACCCTTCCAGCGCCTGCCCATATTGGAGCAGGTGCTATGCAAAACCCTAAGCTACAGAACCTCACCGACTACAGCCCCGACGATAAGCCGTGGGATGCTCATAAGTCACAATCTGATGATGTTGGCGGTATCTATCTGCGTGCTGCTGAATTTGAGTCTTATGCAGCCCGCATGCGCGATTGTGGCGGCCTCCTGCGTTTTGGCTGGTCTACCCTTAAAGACACCGGAGAAACGCGTTTACGGCTCCGTGAGGCGCATTTCTGCCGCGTTCGTCACTGCCCTGTCTGCCAGTGGAGGCGCTCCCTGATGTGGCAAGCCCGTTTTTATCAGTCTCTGCCGAAAATTGTCGCTGATTACCCTGATGGGCGATGGATGTTTCTGACGCTCACCGTTCGTAACTGCGCCATTGAAGATCTCGGAGAAACACTTACCGCCATGAATGCGGCATTTCAGCGAATGAAGGTGCGGAAGGAATTTAAACCCGTACAGGGATGGATTCGCACCACAGAAGTTACCCGCGGCCGAGATGGTTCTGCGCACCCCCACTTTCACACCCTGATGATGGTTCCTCCTGGGATGCTGAACGGTCATGACTACGTTAAGCACTACCGCTGGGTTGAACTCTGGCGTGACTGCCTGCGCGTTGATTACGATCCTAATGTTGATGTTCGGGCAGTGAAACCCCGTAAGCCTAAAGATGGCCAAACGCTGGCATGTGCAACTGCCGAACTGGTGCGCGGTGCCGTTGCTGAAACCCTGAAATATTCGACGAAGCCGGCTGATATGGTTGCTGACCCGGACTGGTTCTTAGAACTGACCCGGCAGACGCACAAACGCCGCTTTGTTGCGACCGGTGGCGCGCTTAAAGACGTTCTGAAACTTGAGCAGGAAACGGATCAGGACATGGTGATCGGGGATGATATTTCCGATGGTGAAGACGATGGTTCACGCCTCGCCT from Mixta hanseatica includes these protein-coding regions:
- a CDS encoding protein rep — encoded protein: MQNPKLQNLTDYSPDDKPWDAHKSQSDDVGGIYLRAAEFESYAARMRDCGGLLRFGWSTLKDTGETRLRLREAHFCRVRHCPVCQWRRSLMWQARFYQSLPKIVADYPDGRWMFLTLTVRNCAIEDLGETLTAMNAAFQRMKVRKEFKPVQGWIRTTEVTRGRDGSAHPHFHTLMMVPPGMLNGHDYVKHYRWVELWRDCLRVDYDPNVDVRAVKPRKPKDGQTLACATAELVRGAVAETLKYSTKPADMVADPDWFLELTRQTHKRRFVATGGALKDVLKLEQETDQDMVIGDDISDGEDDGSRLAFGWDSTPRKYVRLPERDKFKSDPD